In Sphingomonas sp. R1, a single genomic region encodes these proteins:
- a CDS encoding metallopeptidase family protein — protein MPEQAPTFAPDAALIERLARAALARIPEPFQAHLADIVLLVEEFADDETLDALGIDDPFGLSGLYHGRPVGEKSAFDSGGLPDRIHLYRRAILDEWVETGESLERLVAHVVVHEVGHHFGLSDADMHALEDAAD, from the coding sequence ATGCCGGAGCAAGCGCCAACCTTCGCCCCCGATGCCGCCCTGATCGAGCGCCTCGCCCGCGCGGCGCTGGCGCGGATCCCCGAACCGTTTCAGGCGCATCTCGCCGATATCGTGCTGCTCGTGGAGGAGTTCGCCGACGACGAAACGCTCGACGCGCTTGGCATCGACGACCCGTTCGGCTTGAGCGGGCTCTATCACGGCCGCCCGGTCGGTGAGAAATCGGCGTTCGATTCGGGCGGGCTGCCCGATCGCATCCACCTCTATCGCCGTGCCATTCTCGACGAATGGGTGGAAACCGGCGAATCGCTGGAGCGGCTGGTCGCCCATGTCGTGGTGCACGAGGTGGGCCATCATTTCGGTCTGTCCGACGCGGACATGCACGCGCTGGAAGACGCCGCCGATTGA
- a CDS encoding heme exporter protein CcmB, translating to MSALVWRELRRAWSSGGLVLPIAFFLLVAILFPFAVGPDGRLLARIGGGVIWAAALLAALLPVERLVTPDAESGVLDQLVVRGHSDSGIAAAKMLGHWLGFGPALLAATCVAAALLHLPGTALATILLGLAIGTPGLAALGVATAALVAGLRGAGALAGLVMLPFAVPLLIFGAGATGGEPGAIKLLAAISLVLVAGCPFVAGAAMRMGRG from the coding sequence GTGAGCGCGCTGGTCTGGCGCGAGCTGCGGCGGGCGTGGAGCAGCGGCGGGCTGGTGCTGCCGATCGCCTTCTTCCTGCTGGTCGCGATCCTGTTCCCGTTCGCGGTGGGCCCGGACGGTCGGCTGCTCGCGCGGATCGGCGGCGGGGTGATCTGGGCGGCGGCACTGCTCGCGGCGCTGCTGCCGGTCGAGCGACTGGTGACTCCCGATGCGGAGAGCGGCGTGCTCGATCAGCTGGTGGTGCGGGGCCATTCCGACAGCGGCATCGCGGCGGCGAAGATGCTCGGACATTGGCTGGGGTTCGGCCCGGCCCTGCTCGCGGCGACCTGCGTCGCGGCGGCGCTGCTGCACCTGCCGGGCACGGCGCTTGCGACGATCCTGCTGGGACTGGCGATCGGGACCCCCGGGCTCGCGGCACTCGGCGTGGCGACGGCGGCGCTGGTGGCGGGGTTGCGCGGCGCGGGCGCGCTGGCGGGGCTGGTGATGCTGCCCTTTGCGGTGCCCCTGCTGATCTTCGGTGCGGGTGCCACCGGCGGCGAGCCGGGCGCGATCAAGCTGCTCGCGGCGATCAGTCTGGTACTGGTGGCGGGGTGCCCGTTCGTCGCCGGTGCGGCGATGCGGATGGGGCGGGGCTAG
- a CDS encoding energy transducer TonB has product MTSARVRLPGAAAALAVEVLLAALLFAGLRAQTLVRSDPDATLTSFDVTPPPPPPPAPEPVRRRAAPRAEGAAAPPNRVSKATEVAALPPRIVLQAPPLVVTAPMPAAANDASSGAAPVAGPGTGAGGEGEGSGSGGRGNGLGGGGGVPLRWIGGRITDADYPRAALDAGASGTVGLRFIVGVNGRVSDCTVTRSSGNRDLDETTCALIRKRFRYVPSRDAAGRPYADTVTGEHRWDLYDRPDGRD; this is encoded by the coding sequence GTGACGTCGGCGCGCGTTCGCCTGCCCGGCGCGGCGGCCGCCCTTGCCGTCGAGGTGCTGCTCGCGGCGCTGCTGTTCGCGGGCCTTCGTGCCCAGACCCTGGTGCGATCCGATCCGGATGCGACCCTGACGAGCTTCGACGTGACGCCGCCGCCACCTCCACCCCCCGCGCCGGAACCCGTCCGGCGCCGCGCGGCGCCGCGGGCGGAAGGGGCGGCGGCACCGCCCAACCGCGTTTCAAAGGCGACCGAGGTCGCTGCCCTGCCGCCGCGCATCGTCCTGCAAGCGCCGCCGCTGGTGGTGACGGCGCCCATGCCGGCAGCCGCGAACGACGCGTCCTCGGGTGCCGCGCCGGTGGCCGGACCGGGTACCGGCGCCGGCGGGGAGGGCGAGGGTAGCGGCAGCGGCGGGCGCGGCAACGGCCTGGGCGGCGGCGGCGGCGTGCCGCTGCGCTGGATCGGCGGGCGGATCACCGATGCCGATTATCCGCGCGCCGCCCTGGATGCCGGGGCCAGCGGCACGGTGGGGCTGCGCTTCATCGTCGGCGTGAACGGCCGGGTGTCCGACTGCACCGTCACCCGCAGCAGCGGCAATCGCGACCTCGACGAGACGACCTGCGCGCTGATCCGCAAGCGCTTCCGCTACGTGCCCAGTCGCGATGCCGCCGGGCGGCCCTATGCCGATACGGTGACCGGCGAGCATCGCTGGGACCTGTATGACCGGCCGGACGGGCGCGACTAG
- a CDS encoding alpha-L-fucosidase: protein MIGAGWQRRSVLAGLAALPAVARAQATAAGPVQATWPSLVANYRYPDWFRDAKFGIWSHWGPQSVPEQGDWYGRHMYIQGHPASDFHRKTYGHPADIGFMEVQNRWSAERWDPEGLMKRYVKAGAKYFVSLACHHDNLDCYDSAHHGWNSLRVGPKRDVVGTWEKVARAHGLRFGVSNHASHSWHWYQTAYGYDPEGPRRGERYDAFRLTKADGAGKWWEGLDPQILYTGKHMVAPDGIDTMQAMGAWHEQHDGQWLETVPPGDIDYAKRWLLRQIDLVTKYKPDFCYFDNYELPFGPIGLAAVADYYNRSIGWHGKIDVVATAKQLHPYARFGLVQDVERGFSDRLWDEPWQTDTCLGDWFYRRSLYTDKAYRSADDVLQRLADVISKNGNLLLSVPQRGDGTIDSEEEKILDDLAAWMAVNGEAVFGTRPWRSYGEGPTQLASGMQNEGAFKGFTAQDVRFTTKGDTLYLFFLKAPMAPVTVKALGLKAGRVARAQLLGGADIAFRQSEAGLTVTLPKGLGTVPVVRIEGLRRA, encoded by the coding sequence ATGATCGGAGCAGGGTGGCAGCGGCGCAGCGTGCTGGCGGGGCTTGCCGCCCTGCCGGCGGTCGCGCGGGCGCAGGCGACGGCCGCAGGACCGGTGCAGGCGACCTGGCCGTCGCTGGTGGCGAACTATCGCTATCCGGACTGGTTTCGCGATGCGAAGTTCGGGATCTGGTCGCACTGGGGGCCGCAGTCCGTGCCCGAACAGGGCGACTGGTACGGGCGGCACATGTACATCCAGGGCCACCCGGCCTCGGACTTCCACCGCAAGACCTATGGCCACCCCGCCGATATCGGCTTCATGGAGGTCCAGAATCGCTGGAGCGCCGAGCGCTGGGACCCCGAAGGCCTAATGAAGCGCTATGTGAAGGCAGGCGCGAAGTATTTCGTGTCGCTCGCCTGCCATCACGACAATCTCGACTGCTATGACAGCGCGCATCACGGCTGGAACAGCCTGCGCGTCGGCCCCAAGCGCGACGTGGTCGGCACTTGGGAGAAGGTGGCGCGCGCGCACGGGCTTCGCTTCGGCGTCTCCAACCATGCCTCGCACAGCTGGCACTGGTACCAGACGGCCTATGGCTATGATCCCGAGGGGCCCCGCAGGGGCGAACGCTACGACGCCTTCCGCCTGACCAAGGCGGACGGCGCGGGGAAGTGGTGGGAAGGGCTCGATCCCCAGATCCTCTACACCGGCAAACACATGGTGGCCCCCGACGGCATCGACACGATGCAGGCGATGGGCGCGTGGCACGAGCAGCATGACGGCCAGTGGCTGGAGACGGTGCCGCCCGGCGATATCGACTATGCCAAGCGCTGGCTGCTGCGCCAGATCGACCTGGTCACCAAGTACAAGCCCGATTTCTGCTATTTCGATAATTACGAGCTGCCGTTCGGCCCCATCGGGCTGGCGGCAGTGGCGGACTATTACAACCGCTCGATCGGCTGGCACGGCAAGATCGACGTGGTCGCCACCGCAAAGCAGCTGCATCCCTATGCCCGGTTCGGGCTGGTGCAGGATGTCGAGCGCGGTTTCTCCGACCGTCTGTGGGACGAGCCGTGGCAGACCGACACCTGTCTCGGCGACTGGTTCTATCGGCGCAGCCTCTACACCGACAAGGCCTATCGATCGGCCGACGACGTGCTGCAGCGACTGGCCGATGTGATCTCCAAGAACGGCAACCTGCTGCTTTCCGTGCCCCAGCGCGGGGACGGCACGATCGATTCGGAGGAGGAGAAGATCCTCGACGATCTCGCCGCCTGGATGGCGGTGAACGGCGAGGCGGTGTTCGGCACCCGGCCGTGGCGCAGCTATGGCGAAGGGCCGACCCAGCTCGCCTCGGGGATGCAGAACGAAGGCGCGTTCAAGGGCTTCACCGCACAGGATGTGCGCTTCACCACCAAGGGCGACACGCTGTACCTGTTCTTCCTCAAGGCACCGATGGCGCCGGTAACGGTCAAGGCGCTGGGGCTGAAGGCGGGCCGGGTGGCGCGAGCGCAGCTGCTGGGCGGCGCCGACATTGCCTTTCGCCAGTCCGAGGCAGGGCTGACGGTGACGCTGCCCAAGGGGCTGGGCACGGTGCCGGTGGTACGGATCGAAGGCCTGCGCCGGGCCTGA
- a CDS encoding 4a-hydroxytetrahydrobiopterin dehydratase, with translation MVARLTDGLREESLAGLPGWSYEPGRDAITRRFLFADFGEAFAFMTRVALIAEKADHHPEWSNVWNRVDVLLTTHDAGGLSTRDIQMATAIDALVQD, from the coding sequence ATGGTAGCGCGTTTGACCGACGGACTGCGCGAGGAATCGCTCGCCGGCCTGCCCGGCTGGAGCTACGAGCCCGGACGCGACGCGATCACGCGCCGGTTCCTGTTCGCCGATTTCGGCGAGGCCTTCGCCTTCATGACGCGCGTTGCGCTGATCGCCGAAAAGGCCGACCATCACCCCGAATGGTCGAACGTGTGGAACCGGGTGGACGTGCTGTTGACCACCCATGATGCCGGCGGGCTTTCGACCCGCGACATCCAGATGGCCACCGCCATCGACGCGCTGGTGCAGGACTGA
- a CDS encoding aminopeptidase P family protein has product MSSYADRLTALRAQLAQDGLDGFVVPLTDEHMSEYVGAYAQRLAWLTGFQGSAGSAVVLGTRAAIFTDGRYTLQVRQQVSADQWDYVGVPATSIADWLGDHAPDGGRIGYDPWLHTRAWVEETRAALAAKDATLVAVSRNPIDAVWAGQPSPSDAPLAVQDEALAGKSSAAKRAEIADWLQARNADAVVIAALDSIAWTFNVRGDDVSHTPVALAYTVIHADGTADLFVAPEKVTDAVRQHLGNAVRIQDRAAFQGALGGFAGKRVVADPGTAVAAIFDALEAGGATVVALRDPVILAKAIKNPAEVAGHKAAQARDGAALSRFLKWFEETAPQGGLTELSAADKLRGFREATGKLKDLSFDTISATGPNGAIPHYKVTEESSLPIERGQLFLIDSGGQYGDGTTDVTRVMPVGEASHEMKDRFTRVLKGHIAIATALFPDGTTGAQIDGFARRPLWEAGLDFAHGTGHGVGAYLSVHEGPQRIAPPSYPGGQALEPLRAGMFLSNEPGYYKAGEYGIRIENLVHIVERTLPGGDKPMLGFETLTFAPIERSLILPDLLSAEERAWLDAYHAEVLAIVGPQLEGEERAWLDAKCAPIG; this is encoded by the coding sequence ATGTCCAGCTATGCCGACCGTCTGACCGCTCTCCGTGCGCAGCTTGCGCAGGATGGGCTAGACGGGTTCGTCGTGCCGCTCACCGACGAGCACATGTCCGAATATGTCGGGGCCTATGCCCAGCGACTGGCCTGGCTCACCGGCTTTCAGGGCTCGGCGGGTAGCGCCGTGGTGCTCGGCACCCGGGCGGCGATCTTCACCGACGGGCGCTATACGCTGCAGGTTCGCCAGCAGGTCTCGGCCGACCAGTGGGACTATGTTGGCGTCCCTGCGACCAGCATTGCCGACTGGCTCGGCGACCATGCCCCCGACGGCGGTCGCATCGGCTATGATCCCTGGCTGCACACCCGCGCCTGGGTGGAGGAAACCCGCGCGGCGCTGGCGGCCAAGGACGCGACGCTGGTCGCCGTTTCCCGAAATCCGATAGACGCCGTCTGGGCCGGACAGCCCAGCCCCTCCGACGCCCCGCTCGCGGTGCAGGACGAGGCGCTGGCGGGCAAGTCCTCCGCCGCCAAGCGCGCCGAGATCGCCGACTGGCTGCAGGCGCGAAACGCCGATGCGGTGGTGATCGCCGCGCTCGATTCGATCGCCTGGACCTTCAACGTCCGTGGCGACGACGTGAGCCACACGCCGGTCGCGCTTGCCTATACCGTGATCCATGCCGACGGCACCGCCGACCTGTTCGTCGCCCCGGAGAAGGTGACGGACGCGGTGCGCCAGCATCTCGGCAACGCCGTGCGCATCCAGGATCGCGCCGCCTTCCAGGGGGCATTGGGCGGCTTTGCCGGCAAGCGGGTCGTGGCCGATCCGGGCACGGCCGTCGCGGCGATCTTCGACGCGCTGGAAGCCGGCGGCGCCACCGTGGTCGCGCTGCGCGATCCGGTGATTCTTGCCAAGGCGATCAAGAACCCCGCCGAAGTCGCCGGGCACAAGGCCGCGCAGGCGCGCGACGGCGCCGCGCTCAGCCGCTTCCTGAAGTGGTTCGAGGAAACCGCACCGCAGGGCGGTCTCACCGAACTGTCGGCAGCCGACAAGCTGCGCGGGTTCCGCGAGGCGACCGGCAAGCTGAAGGACCTGTCCTTCGACACCATCTCCGCCACCGGCCCCAATGGCGCGATCCCGCACTACAAGGTGACCGAGGAATCGAGCCTGCCGATCGAGCGCGGCCAGCTGTTCCTGATCGACTCGGGCGGCCAGTATGGCGACGGGACGACGGACGTTACCCGCGTGATGCCGGTGGGCGAGGCGAGCCACGAGATGAAGGACCGCTTCACCCGCGTGCTCAAGGGCCATATCGCCATCGCCACGGCGCTGTTTCCGGACGGCACCACCGGCGCACAGATCGACGGATTCGCGCGGCGGCCGCTGTGGGAAGCCGGGCTCGATTTCGCGCATGGCACCGGCCACGGCGTCGGCGCCTATTTGTCCGTGCATGAAGGCCCGCAGCGCATCGCGCCCCCCTCCTATCCGGGCGGGCAGGCGCTGGAGCCGTTGCGCGCCGGCATGTTCCTCTCGAACGAGCCGGGCTATTACAAGGCTGGCGAATACGGCATTCGCATCGAGAACCTCGTCCACATCGTCGAGCGCACCCTCCCGGGCGGCGACAAGCCGATGCTCGGCTTCGAGACGCTCACCTTCGCGCCGATCGAACGCAGCCTGATCCTGCCCGACCTGCTGAGCGCCGAGGAACGCGCCTGGCTGGACGCCTATCATGCCGAGGTGCTGGCAATCGTCGGGCCGCAGCTGGAGGGCGAGGAGCGCGCATGGCTGGACGCCAAGTGCGCACCGATCGGGTGA
- the pyk gene encoding pyruvate kinase produces the protein MTQAISPRSRKVRVLATLGPASASPEMIEKLFRAGADAFRINMSHGDQASKIPLFEAIRAMEKTTGRPTTILADLQGPKLRVGKFAEGKVMLVTGHQFTLDRDPTPGDATRVELPHREIFEAAHADARLLLDDGKLVLRVTDVAPDRLTTIVEVGGPLSNNKGLNVPDMVLPLAALTDKDRSDLSFAVEQGADWIALSFVQRPEDLMEARRLIGGKAALLAKIEKPSAIARLEEILEQCDGVMVARGDLGVELPPQQVPPLQKRIVESARRLGRPVIVATQMLESMIESPSPTRAEVSDVATAVYDGADAIMLSAESAAGKWPVESVSMMNSIADAVERDPAHGDRVHFTVTKPDPTTADALSEAAKNIASTISASAIICFTSSGSTARRIARERPSVPILVLTPERDTARRLGLLWGTHAVNTRDVDSFEEMVAKAKRMALRHGIAKAGDRVIVCAGVPFKTPGSTNVLHVVTILGDELNNYQGSEGN, from the coding sequence ATGACACAGGCGATCTCCCCCCGCTCGCGCAAGGTGCGCGTCCTGGCAACATTGGGACCGGCCAGCGCGTCCCCCGAAATGATCGAGAAGCTGTTCCGCGCCGGCGCCGACGCATTCCGCATCAACATGAGCCATGGCGACCAGGCCTCGAAGATCCCCCTCTTCGAAGCGATCCGCGCGATGGAAAAGACCACCGGCCGGCCGACGACCATCCTGGCCGACCTCCAGGGGCCGAAGCTGCGCGTCGGCAAGTTCGCCGAGGGCAAGGTGATGCTGGTCACCGGCCACCAGTTCACGCTCGACCGCGATCCCACCCCGGGCGACGCGACCCGCGTCGAACTGCCCCACCGCGAGATTTTCGAAGCGGCGCATGCCGATGCGCGCCTGCTGCTGGACGACGGCAAGCTGGTGTTGCGCGTGACCGATGTCGCGCCCGACCGGCTGACGACGATCGTCGAGGTTGGCGGCCCCTTGTCCAACAACAAGGGCCTCAACGTCCCCGACATGGTGCTGCCGCTCGCCGCGCTCACCGACAAGGACCGCAGCGACCTCAGCTTCGCGGTCGAGCAGGGTGCCGACTGGATCGCGCTCAGCTTCGTCCAGCGCCCCGAGGATCTGATGGAAGCGCGCCGCCTGATCGGCGGCAAGGCAGCCCTGCTCGCCAAGATCGAGAAGCCCTCGGCCATCGCCCGGCTCGAGGAAATCCTCGAGCAGTGCGACGGCGTGATGGTCGCTCGCGGCGACCTGGGTGTCGAGCTGCCCCCGCAGCAGGTGCCCCCGCTGCAGAAGCGGATCGTCGAATCGGCGCGCCGCCTCGGCCGTCCGGTGATCGTCGCGACGCAGATGCTCGAATCGATGATCGAGAGCCCCTCGCCCACGCGCGCCGAAGTGTCGGACGTGGCGACCGCGGTCTATGACGGCGCCGACGCGATCATGCTCTCGGCCGAAAGCGCCGCGGGCAAGTGGCCGGTCGAATCGGTGTCAATGATGAACTCGATCGCCGATGCCGTGGAGCGCGACCCGGCGCATGGCGACCGCGTTCACTTCACCGTCACCAAGCCCGATCCGACGACCGCCGACGCCTTGTCGGAAGCGGCCAAGAACATCGCCAGCACCATTTCGGCCTCGGCGATCATCTGCTTCACCAGCTCGGGCTCGACCGCCCGCCGCATCGCGCGCGAGCGTCCCTCGGTGCCGATTCTGGTGCTGACGCCGGAACGCGACACCGCGCGCCGGCTGGGCCTGCTCTGGGGCACCCACGCCGTGAACACCCGCGACGTCGACTCGTTCGAGGAAATGGTCGCCAAGGCCAAGCGCATGGCGCTGCGTCACGGCATCGCCAAGGCGGGTGACCGGGTGATCGTGTGCGCCGGCGTGCCGTTCAAGACGCCGGGCTCGACCAACGTGCTGCACGTCGTCACCATCCTCGGCGACGAGCTGAACAACTACCAGGGTTCCGAAGGGAACTGA
- the ccmA gene encoding heme ABC exporter ATP-binding protein CcmA yields MNPGLAFDDVTCLRGGRILFEGLSFALGPGEAGLVHGPNGVGKSSLIRIAAGLLAPLGGQVTGAGGRALLSDAAALDGERTLGAALGFWAALDGRRDAVAGALAAVALADLADVPVRLLSTGQRRRAAFARVVASGAPVWLLDEPASGLDTASIAMLEARIAEHRARGGTVLVATHQPIAMPDPREIRW; encoded by the coding sequence TTGAACCCCGGCCTCGCCTTTGACGACGTGACCTGCCTGCGCGGCGGGCGGATCCTGTTCGAGGGGCTCTCCTTCGCTCTCGGGCCCGGTGAGGCCGGGCTGGTGCACGGGCCGAACGGAGTCGGCAAGTCGAGCCTGATCCGCATCGCCGCCGGCCTGCTCGCGCCCCTGGGGGGGCAGGTGACCGGGGCGGGGGGCCGCGCGCTGCTCAGCGACGCCGCGGCGCTGGACGGAGAACGGACGCTAGGCGCCGCCCTGGGTTTCTGGGCCGCGCTCGACGGCCGCCGGGATGCGGTGGCCGGGGCGCTGGCGGCGGTAGCGCTGGCCGATCTCGCCGATGTGCCGGTGCGGTTGCTCTCGACCGGCCAGCGGCGGCGCGCGGCCTTCGCCCGCGTGGTGGCAAGCGGGGCGCCGGTGTGGCTGCTCGATGAGCCGGCCAGCGGTCTCGACACCGCCTCGATCGCAATGCTCGAGGCGCGGATCGCGGAGCATCGTGCGCGCGGCGGGACCGTGCTGGTCGCAACGCACCAGCCGATCGCGATGCCGGACCCGCGGGAGATCCGGTGGTGA